The following are encoded together in the Arcobacter aquimarinus genome:
- a CDS encoding MATE family efflux transporter — MNVTKDKVSTVFFQYSIPSVLGMLAISSASIVDGFFIGNYVGAFGLAAINISLPIFSFLFGFALMIAIGTSVVVGKLIGEGNIQTASIIFTKAVVSIVIFSFLSCSILYLNIETLLYYLGANENLMDIAIEYLSIILIFIPFLMIGIVLDYFVRIDNRPNLAFITMLLSSIINIVLDYFFIVYLQKGIFGAALATGISQLSLIFILLPHFFSKKATLKFVSPIGNYIQILKATYNGASEFINEISVGITTLIFNYIMIKTFNTEGVAAFAVINYLLWIGIMISFGISDSLQPIISKNFGAKENKRIEDFLKIAFVSTYFVGFFMIVLIIFVPEQLANLFLEDTNYETKQIVLNFVTFIWIAFLFNGANLIVSAYFTAIHKPLHSAIIAISRSFIFPVLFIFILPMIFEKNGIFLVIPIAEFITFILAIVLFKNFSPKKII, encoded by the coding sequence ATGAACGTAACAAAAGATAAAGTCTCAACAGTTTTTTTTCAATACTCAATTCCATCTGTTTTAGGAATGCTAGCAATTTCATCAGCTAGTATTGTTGATGGATTTTTTATTGGAAATTATGTTGGAGCTTTTGGACTTGCGGCAATAAATATTAGTTTACCTATTTTCTCATTTTTATTTGGTTTTGCTTTGATGATTGCTATTGGAACAAGTGTTGTAGTAGGAAAATTGATAGGTGAAGGTAATATTCAAACAGCAAGTATAATTTTTACAAAAGCAGTTGTATCTATTGTTATTTTTAGTTTTTTATCATGTTCAATTTTATATTTAAATATTGAAACACTTTTGTATTATTTAGGTGCAAACGAAAATTTGATGGATATAGCGATAGAGTATTTGTCAATAATTCTTATTTTTATTCCATTTTTGATGATAGGAATAGTTCTTGATTATTTTGTAAGGATTGATAATAGACCAAATCTTGCCTTTATAACAATGCTTTTAAGTTCTATTATAAATATTGTATTAGACTATTTTTTTATCGTTTATCTTCAAAAAGGGATTTTTGGAGCAGCCTTGGCAACTGGGATATCTCAATTATCTTTGATATTTATTCTTTTGCCTCATTTTTTTTCAAAAAAAGCAACTTTAAAATTTGTATCACCAATAGGAAATTATATTCAAATTTTAAAAGCTACATACAATGGAGCATCAGAGTTTATAAATGAGATTTCAGTTGGAATTACAACTTTGATTTTTAACTATATAATGATAAAAACTTTTAATACAGAAGGAGTTGCAGCATTTGCTGTGATAAATTATCTTTTATGGATTGGTATAATGATAAGTTTTGGAATAAGTGATTCTTTACAACCAATTATTAGTAAGAATTTTGGAGCAAAAGAGAATAAAAGAATAGAAGATTTTTTAAAAATAGCTTTTGTTTCAACATATTTTGTTGGTTTTTTTATGATAGTCTTGATTATTTTTGTACCAGAACAATTGGCAAATCTTTTTTTAGAAGATACCAATTATGAAACCAAACAAATAGTTTTGAATTTTGTTACATTTATTTGGATTGCATTTCTTTTTAATGGAGCAAATCTTATAGTTTCAGCTTATTTTACAGCAATACATAAACCTTTACACTCTGCAATTATTGCCATATCAAGAAGTTTTATTTTCCCAGTATTGTTTATATTTATTTTACCAATGATATTTGAAAAAAATGGGATTTTTTTAGTAATTCCTATAGCTGAATTTATAACTTTCATACTTGCAATTGTTTTATTTAAAAATTTTAGTCCAAAAAAAATAATATAG
- a CDS encoding GNAT family N-acetyltransferase, whose amino-acid sequence MKNSVNKSNVTLRVAKKTELNKFKKDLQEAFRISAEKEFGHALDEPIPSDLDFEDSVKYAGAIVYQVLLDENIVGGAIVAIDEVTQHNKLLLFFIATNCHSKGVGYKAWKAIEKKHPKTKVWETTTPYFEKRNIHFYVNKCGFKIVEYFSKYHPDPNQKSDYNFDEQDDEMFKFEKQM is encoded by the coding sequence ATGAAAAATAGCGTAAACAAATCAAATGTTACTCTTAGAGTTGCAAAAAAAACTGAGTTAAATAAATTTAAAAAAGATTTACAAGAAGCATTTAGAATATCAGCAGAAAAGGAATTTGGTCATGCTTTAGATGAGCCAATCCCTTCTGATTTGGATTTTGAAGATTCTGTTAAATACGCTGGTGCAATTGTGTATCAAGTACTTTTAGATGAAAATATTGTTGGTGGAGCTATTGTGGCTATTGATGAGGTTACTCAACACAACAAATTATTGTTATTTTTTATAGCAACTAATTGTCATAGTAAAGGTGTTGGATATAAGGCTTGGAAAGCAATAGAGAAAAAACATCCAAAAACAAAAGTATGGGAAACTACAACTCCTTATTTTGAGAAAAGAAATATTCATTTTTATGTGAATAAATGTGGTTTTAAAATAGTGGAATATTTTAGTAAATATCATCCTGACCCAAATCAAAAATCAGATTATAATTTTGATGAACAAGATGACGAAATGTTCAAATTTGAAAAACAAATGTAA
- a CDS encoding TetR/AcrR family transcriptional regulator, which yields MPKIVDSNEKINFICEKAYEAFISNGVNNFSLNKFIESLNMSKGQFYHYFKTKEELIFEVIDKKGEKFFINTEKEIAKAKTFSEKLLALFSFYLVLSDPENKSFDKLMKDTFYMYLNIENEFIKQQNAECYDYLFSATNEIFDEMIDKEFLKENAKKFIPSLIATADGMYLQSITLENYNLKENLIDYIKILEDLLRR from the coding sequence ATGCCAAAAATAGTTGATTCTAATGAAAAAATTAATTTTATATGTGAAAAAGCATATGAAGCATTTATAAGCAATGGAGTAAACAACTTTTCTTTAAATAAATTTATTGAATCTTTAAATATGTCAAAAGGGCAATTTTATCATTACTTTAAAACAAAAGAAGAGTTGATTTTTGAAGTAATTGACAAAAAAGGTGAGAAATTTTTTATTAATACAGAAAAAGAAATAGCTAAAGCTAAAACATTTTCTGAAAAACTTTTAGCTCTTTTCTCTTTTTATTTAGTTTTATCAGACCCTGAAAATAAATCTTTTGATAAATTGATGAAAGATACGTTTTATATGTATTTAAATATTGAAAATGAATTTATAAAACAACAAAATGCAGAGTGTTATGACTATTTATTTAGTGCAACAAATGAAATTTTTGATGAAATGATTGATAAAGAATTCTTGAAAGAAAATGCTAAAAAATTTATTCCAAGTTTAATTGCAACTGCTGATGGAATGTATCTTCAATCTATCACTTTAGAAAATTACAATCTAAAAGAAAATCTAATAGATTATATTAAAATATTAGAAGATTTACTAAGAAGATAA
- a CDS encoding YwbE family protein: MLDNKKRINIKAGIKVNIVLKQDQRTGKLTSGIIKDILTNSPIHPHGIKVRLQDGQVGRVQEILQ, encoded by the coding sequence ATGCTTGATAATAAAAAAAGAATAAATATAAAAGCAGGTATAAAAGTAAATATTGTTTTAAAACAAGACCAAAGAACGGGGAAACTTACAAGTGGAATTATAAAAGATATACTTACAAATTCACCAATTCATCCACATGGAATAAAAGTGCGACTTCAAGATGGGCAAGTTGGAAGAGTTCAGGAAATATTACAGTAA
- a CDS encoding FKBP-type peptidyl-prolyl cis-trans isomerase, translating into MSIQINQTVKIMFEVKIDGIIVDGSRSNKPFEFQFGVGQVIAGLEKRIMNMKAGEATQFIVPASEAYGEYDPKGIQSLPIEQFEGIKDLKIGMQIQAEDENDQPIQFIIKEIKEKEVIVDFNHPLAGKDLEYKVKIDSLL; encoded by the coding sequence ATGTCAATACAAATTAATCAAACAGTAAAAATAATGTTTGAAGTAAAAATTGATGGAATAATTGTAGATGGAAGTAGAAGTAATAAACCTTTTGAATTCCAATTTGGTGTAGGACAAGTAATCGCTGGACTTGAAAAAAGAATAATGAATATGAAAGCAGGAGAAGCAACTCAATTTATAGTTCCAGCTTCAGAAGCTTATGGTGAATATGACCCAAAAGGAATTCAATCTCTTCCAATTGAACAATTTGAAGGAATCAAAGATTTAAAAATTGGTATGCAAATTCAAGCAGAAGATGAAAATGACCAACCAATCCAATTTATAATAAAAGAGATTAAAGAAAAAGAAGTTATAGTTGATTTTAATCATCCATTAGCTGGAAAAGATTTAGAATATAAAGTAAAAATAGATTCGCTTTTATAA
- a CDS encoding efflux RND transporter permease subunit: protein MFERILRFFVENSRMNYTLFILVFAIGIWSYTKTPKEIFPNFDLDMISIRGAYSGASVDILDKMAVAEIEDKIKNFDSIDTMSTIISPGRFTIVIELKKGFNKYVEADKIKDAITLIKSNLPSDMDEPSVNTLDRSRSLVDVSITSKKYSIDELKPFADDLKSKFLTINGINEITVFGDSDKYFEILLDEKKINALNLNKSDVFSVISNLSYIFPIGKIEDPKKHYYISTYNGAKNAEDFANTLVKISGKAIYLKDIALISKTYEESSTLYSFNGKNALSLEIVQADSADAIKIVENIKKMLPQIQKNNPDIDISIADDNSERIIDRLNVVTSNILLGIILITILVALLINARMSFIIAVGIPTSFVIAAVYMYLSGYTINMISLVGVLIAIGIVVDDAIVVSENIQQHIEEGFSPKEAAIMGAKEMVKPVTIASLTTLFSFLPILMISGTMGEVMKLIPIALSALVVASLIESFIFLPIHAAHTLKTGSKVTSWEKANNIYNKIIHFFMNWKKTFITIFLILVPILTFKFISDSRFQMFPQFDSTDVKITLKANANTTLEEAFEIVSSIEADLLEKSDEFYIKNVNSVAGFRRDVGNNTENFPYAMYMTVELQKLKEMNILDKYVTPNLSFYYDKEGRTREEASKDISKKLKDYINEKDYKSKFNLDEMEVLERRVGPVKSDIQIGIITADNQKAINSIERLDEEIGKIQGIKSSSNSLKFGIEEIKIKINSYGEQLGLTESFIGNYLSNLYLLKKKAVSFDEEEMLDIKIKSLQKDDFEAFKNTKIPLNDGTFVNLYEVVELTTLKAFEQLLKDNGIKNFYVFANVNPEIITASEALKKLEPILDEIKQSGVKVVLKGEAEKNADLRRDMLLATALALVLIMLSMLYLFNSFRETFIVMSVIPFSILGVLIGHQVMGMNLSMPSMIGALGLAGVVINDGIIMMTYLKKAKTMDEIFQRATKRFRPIIITTVTTVVGMLSLILFPSGEAVIFQPIAIALGFGLAWGTVLNLIYLPVLYTLTHKLRKVPKEN, encoded by the coding sequence ATGTTTGAAAGAATTTTAAGATTTTTCGTTGAAAATTCTCGTATGAATTACACTCTATTTATTTTAGTTTTTGCCATTGGAATTTGGTCTTATACAAAAACGCCTAAAGAGATTTTCCCAAATTTTGATTTAGATATGATTTCAATAAGAGGTGCTTATAGTGGTGCTAGTGTTGATATTTTAGATAAAATGGCTGTTGCTGAAATAGAAGATAAAATCAAAAATTTTGATTCTATTGACACAATGTCTACGATTATTAGTCCAGGAAGATTTACTATTGTAATAGAGCTAAAAAAAGGCTTTAACAAATATGTTGAAGCTGATAAAATCAAAGATGCTATAACTTTAATAAAATCAAATCTACCCTCTGATATGGATGAACCTTCTGTTAATACGCTAGATAGAAGTAGGTCTTTAGTTGATGTTTCTATTACTTCAAAAAAATATTCAATTGATGAATTAAAACCTTTTGCTGATGATTTAAAAAGCAAATTTTTAACAATAAATGGAATAAATGAAATTACCGTTTTTGGTGATTCAGATAAATATTTTGAGATTTTATTAGATGAAAAGAAAATAAACGCTTTAAATTTAAATAAAAGTGATGTTTTTTCTGTAATTTCAAATCTCTCTTATATTTTTCCAATTGGAAAAATTGAAGACCCTAAAAAACACTACTACATTTCCACTTATAATGGAGCAAAAAATGCTGAAGATTTTGCAAATACTTTAGTAAAAATATCAGGAAAAGCTATCTATCTAAAAGATATAGCATTAATTTCAAAAACATATGAAGAATCATCAACTCTTTACTCTTTTAATGGAAAAAATGCGCTATCTTTAGAAATTGTTCAAGCTGATAGTGCAGATGCTATTAAAATAGTTGAAAATATCAAAAAGATGCTTCCACAAATTCAAAAAAACAATCCTGATATAGATATATCAATTGCTGATGATAATAGTGAAAGAATTATAGATAGATTAAATGTTGTAACTTCAAATATTTTATTAGGAATCATATTAATTACTATTTTAGTAGCTCTTTTAATAAATGCTAGAATGTCATTTATTATAGCAGTTGGTATTCCAACTTCATTTGTAATTGCAGCTGTTTATATGTATCTATCTGGTTATACAATAAATATGATTTCACTTGTTGGTGTTTTAATTGCTATTGGTATTGTTGTTGATGATGCTATTGTTGTTAGTGAAAATATCCAACAACACATTGAAGAAGGTTTTTCTCCCAAAGAAGCAGCAATTATGGGAGCTAAAGAGATGGTAAAACCTGTAACTATAGCTTCTCTTACAACTCTATTTTCTTTTTTACCAATTTTAATGATTAGTGGAACAATGGGTGAAGTTATGAAGCTAATTCCTATAGCACTTAGTGCTTTAGTTGTTGCTTCTTTGATAGAATCATTTATTTTTCTTCCTATTCATGCAGCTCACACACTAAAAACAGGTTCAAAAGTAACTTCTTGGGAAAAAGCAAATAATATTTACAATAAAATTATTCACTTTTTTATGAATTGGAAAAAAACTTTTATTACTATTTTTTTAATTCTTGTACCTATTCTAACTTTTAAATTTATAAGTGATTCAAGATTTCAAATGTTTCCACAATTTGATTCTACGGATGTAAAAATAACACTAAAAGCAAATGCAAATACAACTTTAGAAGAAGCCTTTGAAATAGTAAGTTCTATTGAAGCTGATTTATTGGAAAAAAGCGATGAATTTTATATAAAAAATGTTAATTCAGTTGCTGGATTTAGAAGAGATGTGGGTAACAATACAGAAAATTTTCCTTATGCCATGTATATGACTGTTGAACTTCAAAAATTAAAAGAGATGAATATATTAGATAAATATGTTACTCCAAATTTAAGTTTTTATTATGATAAAGAAGGAAGAACAAGAGAAGAAGCTTCAAAAGATATTTCAAAAAAATTAAAAGATTATATAAATGAAAAAGATTATAAATCAAAGTTTAATTTAGATGAAATGGAAGTTTTAGAAAGAAGAGTAGGACCTGTAAAATCAGATATTCAAATAGGAATCATAACAGCAGATAACCAAAAAGCTATAAATTCAATAGAAAGATTAGATGAAGAAATAGGAAAAATACAAGGAATAAAATCATCTTCAAATTCTTTGAAATTTGGAATTGAAGAGATAAAAATAAAAATTAACTCTTATGGAGAACAATTAGGATTAACAGAATCATTTATAGGGAATTATCTTTCAAATTTATATCTGCTAAAAAAGAAAGCTGTCTCTTTTGATGAAGAAGAGATGCTTGATATAAAAATAAAATCTTTACAAAAAGATGATTTTGAAGCTTTTAAAAACACAAAAATACCTCTAAATGATGGAACATTTGTAAACTTATATGAAGTTGTAGAACTAACTACTCTAAAAGCTTTTGAACAACTCCTAAAAGATAATGGAATAAAAAACTTCTATGTTTTTGCAAACGTTAATCCTGAAATTATCACAGCAAGTGAAGCTTTAAAGAAATTAGAACCAATTTTAGATGAAATCAAACAAAGTGGAGTAAAAGTAGTTTTAAAGGGTGAAGCTGAAAAAAATGCTGATTTGAGAAGAGATATGCTTTTAGCAACAGCACTTGCATTGGTTTTAATAATGCTTTCTATGCTTTATTTATTTAATTCATTTAGAGAAACTTTCATTGTTATGAGTGTAATACCTTTCTCAATTTTAGGTGTTTTAATAGGTCATCAGGTTATGGGAATGAATCTATCTATGCCTTCTATGATTGGAGCTTTAGGACTTGCAGGAGTTGTTATAAATGATGGAATTATTATGATGACTTACCTCAAAAAAGCAAAAACTATGGATGAAATATTTCAACGAGCAACTAAAAGATTTAGACCTATTATTATTACAACTGTAACAACTGTTGTTGGAATGTTATCTTTAATTTTATTTCCAAGTGGAGAAGCTGTAATTTTTCAACCTATTGCCATTGCTCTTGGATTTGGACTTGCATGGGGAACAGTTTTAAATCTAATTTATCTACCTGTTTTATATACTTTAACTCACAAATTAAGAAAAGTACCTAAAGAAAATTAG
- a CDS encoding phytanoyl-CoA dioxygenase family protein translates to MKDLYPSRTKEEKIIKRVDKVVYSKEKIGKYSLNDKELELYEKDGFIIIPNVFSQKEVKKFAQELKVLELNEKLRKNEEFISEPNSNKIRTIFNQHLFSEIYKKLSKDSRILDKVKQILGSDVYIHHGRINIKRAYQGKSFPWHSDFETWHSEDGMPNCRCLSAWLMLSDNTEFNGPLYLIKESHKKFVSCQGVTPKDNYKKSLKKQEYGVPSINAIKELSKGDKLVSALGKAGTLVLHDGNILHGSSDNISPNDRTNIFFVYNSVKNIPVKPFASKKPRAAFLSLKNFKPLKASKEIA, encoded by the coding sequence ATGAAAGATTTGTACCCATCAAGAACAAAAGAAGAAAAAATTATTAAAAGAGTTGATAAAGTAGTTTATTCAAAAGAAAAAATTGGTAAATATTCATTAAATGATAAAGAACTAGAATTATACGAAAAAGATGGATTTATAATAATTCCAAATGTTTTTTCACAAAAAGAGGTAAAAAAATTCGCACAAGAATTAAAAGTATTAGAATTAAATGAAAAACTAAGAAAAAATGAAGAGTTCATAAGTGAACCAAATAGCAATAAAATAAGAACAATATTTAATCAACATCTTTTTAGTGAAATTTATAAAAAATTATCAAAAGATTCTCGAATTTTAGATAAAGTAAAACAAATTTTAGGAAGTGATGTTTATATTCATCATGGAAGAATAAATATAAAAAGAGCATATCAAGGAAAATCTTTTCCATGGCATAGCGATTTTGAAACATGGCATAGTGAAGATGGAATGCCAAATTGTAGATGTTTATCAGCTTGGTTAATGCTAAGCGATAATACAGAATTTAATGGTCCTTTATATCTAATCAAAGAGAGTCATAAAAAGTTTGTATCTTGTCAAGGTGTTACACCAAAAGATAACTATAAAAAATCATTAAAAAAACAAGAGTATGGAGTTCCAAGTATTAATGCTATAAAAGAGCTTTCAAAAGGTGATAAATTAGTTTCTGCATTAGGAAAAGCTGGAACTTTAGTATTACATGATGGAAATATTTTACACGGAAGTAGTGATAATATTTCTCCAAATGATAGAACAAATATCTTTTTTGTTTATAACAGTGTAAAAAATATACCTGTTAAACCTTTTGCTTCAAAAAAACCAAGAGCTGCTTTTTTATCTCTTAAAAACTTCAAACCACTAAAAGCAAGTAAAGAAATAGCTTAA
- a CDS encoding ectoine synthase — MIVRDIKKDVIGTSKEVFAKDNQWVSRRMLLKGDAMGFSFHETIIKAHTKTHIHYQNHLEAVYCVAGDGKIEDLKTGEIHDIYDGVMYALNNHDEHYLYGGNVDMRLICVFNPPIKGTENHDENGVYPLED; from the coding sequence ATGATAGTAAGAGATATAAAAAAAGATGTTATTGGAACTTCAAAAGAAGTATTTGCAAAAGATAATCAATGGGTTAGTAGAAGAATGCTTTTAAAAGGTGATGCAATGGGATTCTCTTTTCATGAAACAATCATAAAAGCCCATACAAAAACTCACATACATTATCAAAATCACCTTGAAGCTGTTTATTGTGTAGCAGGTGATGGAAAAATAGAAGACTTAAAAACAGGGGAAATTCATGATATTTATGATGGAGTTATGTATGCTTTAAATAATCATGATGAACACTATTTATATGGTGGAAATGTTGATATGAGATTGATTTGTGTTTTTAATCCTCCAATTAAGGGAACTGAAAACCATGATGAAAATGGCGTTTATCCATTAGAAGATTAA
- the ectB gene encoding diaminobutyrate--2-oxoglutarate transaminase, translated as MRIFENLESEVRGYIRSFPTIFKKAKGATLTDEQGVEYIDFFAGAGTLNYGHNNEHISKALIEYLQEDGIVHGLDMATTAKKEFLQTFESLILKPRNLEYKLQFTGPTGTNAVETALKLARLVKGRSNVVAFTNGYHGLSQGSLAVTGNNEYRDESYISRTNATFMPFDGYFGDMNTLTYFRKFLEDGSSGVDLPAAVILETIQGEGGINVASKEWLQELEAICREFDILLIIDDIQVGNGRSGEFFSFEFAGINPDMVTLSKSIGGGLPMALLLFKPHLDQWKPGEHTGTFRGNNLAFVASKVSLDHYWQNDNISKAVFYKEKILKEALEKIAAKYKDDYEIEVRGRGLAYGFEIKNDKSMASDISAYAFQEGLIVETCGSESQVVKFLPPLLIDEELLIEGLKRFENAVDRLIIERKNNLKGEF; from the coding sequence ATGAGAATATTTGAAAATTTAGAATCAGAAGTAAGAGGATATATAAGAAGTTTTCCAACAATTTTTAAAAAAGCAAAAGGCGCTACTTTAACAGATGAGCAAGGAGTTGAATATATTGATTTTTTTGCAGGAGCTGGAACTTTAAATTATGGACACAATAATGAACATATAAGTAAAGCTTTGATTGAATATCTACAAGAAGATGGAATAGTTCATGGTTTAGATATGGCAACAACTGCAAAAAAAGAGTTCTTACAAACTTTTGAAAGCTTAATTTTAAAGCCAAGAAATCTTGAATATAAACTTCAATTTACAGGACCCACAGGAACAAATGCTGTTGAAACGGCACTTAAACTAGCTCGACTTGTAAAAGGAAGAAGTAATGTTGTTGCATTTACAAATGGTTATCATGGACTTTCTCAAGGCTCACTAGCAGTTACTGGAAATAATGAGTATAGAGATGAGAGTTATATAAGTAGAACAAATGCAACTTTTATGCCTTTTGATGGCTATTTTGGTGATATGAATACCCTTACATATTTTAGAAAATTTTTAGAAGATGGAAGTAGTGGTGTTGATTTACCAGCGGCTGTTATACTTGAAACTATTCAAGGAGAAGGTGGAATAAATGTAGCTTCGAAAGAGTGGTTACAAGAACTTGAAGCTATTTGTAGAGAGTTTGATATTTTATTAATTATTGATGATATTCAAGTGGGAAATGGAAGAAGTGGAGAGTTTTTTTCTTTTGAATTTGCAGGAATAAATCCTGATATGGTAACTTTATCAAAATCAATAGGTGGTGGTTTACCAATGGCACTTTTACTATTCAAGCCACATTTAGACCAATGGAAACCAGGAGAACATACAGGAACTTTTAGAGGAAATAATCTGGCATTTGTTGCTTCAAAAGTTTCATTAGACCATTATTGGCAAAATGACAATATCTCAAAAGCTGTTTTTTATAAAGAAAAAATTTTAAAAGAAGCTTTAGAAAAAATTGCAGCAAAATATAAAGATGATTATGAAATAGAAGTAAGAGGAAGAGGATTAGCTTATGGTTTTGAAATAAAAAATGATAAATCAATGGCAAGTGATATTTCAGCGTATGCTTTTCAAGAAGGATTAATAGTAGAAACTTGTGGTAGTGAAAGCCAAGTTGTAAAATTTTTACCACCATTGTTAATAGATGAAGAGTTACTTATTGAAGGACTTAAAAGATTTGAAAATGCTGTTGATAGATTAATTATTGAAAGAAAAAATAATTTAAAAGGTGAATTTTAA
- the ectA gene encoding diaminobutyrate acetyltransferase — translation MNEILFSKPLKENAKDIYNLIKRGGVLDLNSEYLYLLQCTHFSKTCSVATFENEIIGFVSGYLLPNKNDTLFIWQVAVDERFRGQNIAFKTIMNIFNSNKDIKYILSTVSPSNKPSQRVFEKLANHFNTKIENETAFSLEDFLNSHEEEIQYLIGPINNK, via the coding sequence ATGAATGAGATTTTATTTTCCAAACCATTAAAAGAAAATGCAAAAGATATTTATAATTTAATAAAAAGAGGTGGAGTTTTAGATTTAAATTCTGAATATCTTTATTTATTACAATGTACACATTTTAGTAAAACTTGTAGTGTAGCAACTTTTGAGAATGAAATAATAGGTTTTGTTTCAGGATATTTACTCCCAAATAAAAATGACACTCTTTTTATATGGCAAGTAGCTGTTGATGAAAGATTTAGAGGTCAAAATATAGCTTTTAAAACTATTATGAATATATTTAATTCAAATAAAGATATTAAATATATTTTATCAACTGTTTCTCCTAGCAACAAACCATCTCAAAGAGTTTTTGAGAAATTAGCAAATCATTTTAATACAAAAATAGAAAATGAAACTGCTTTTTCTTTAGAAGATTTTTTAAATTCACATGAAGAAGAAATCCAATATTTAATTGGACCAATAAACAACAAATAA
- a CDS encoding MerR family transcriptional regulator — protein MALLNNDKDVLPLSSISELLSAKIRTLKMYEEKGLLPQKNHKIKKLYSINDVKIVAFVHYLANIKKINANGIKYILEIINENMDEQNRNAFLEIIESKLENISENEIQDLDTF, from the coding sequence ATGGCTTTACTAAATAATGATAAAGATGTACTTCCTCTTAGTAGCATTTCTGAACTTTTAAGTGCGAAAATTAGAACTTTAAAAATGTATGAAGAAAAAGGTTTATTACCTCAAAAAAATCATAAAATTAAAAAACTTTACTCTATTAATGACGTTAAAATAGTTGCTTTTGTACACTATCTTGCAAATATAAAAAAAATCAATGCTAATGGTATTAAATACATACTAGAAATAATAAATGAAAATATGGATGAACAAAACAGAAATGCCTTTTTAGAAATAATTGAATCTAAATTAGAAAATATCTCTGAAAATGAAATTCAAGACCTAGATACATTTTAA